The following are encoded in a window of Peromyscus maniculatus bairdii isolate BWxNUB_F1_BW_parent chromosome X, HU_Pman_BW_mat_3.1, whole genome shotgun sequence genomic DNA:
- the LOC143270726 gene encoding uncharacterized protein LOC143270726 — MALQFQHVDPNFYKLDENEIEVILEAEQEAGPAAENGNFEGPLNGPEKLKNQGIPDHKDDVIHYIGDDIKDESHGSHQGSGHPQLEKQENLAAARVPQFRRTRPRIQLGLTPRQLSELEEVFEQTKYPDETTRRALAKRLFLGESRVRRWFKRRRAKYRKTQQFQMLKCESADRQNTLQ; from the exons ATGGCTCTTCAATTCCAACATGTAGACCCCAATTTCTACAAGCTGGATGAAAACGAGATCGAGGTGATCCTTGAGGCTGAACAAGAGGCTGGTCCAGCAGCAGAAAATGGCAACTTTGAAGGTCCTCTAAATGGTCCGGAAAAACTAAAGAACCAGGGCATCCCAGACCATAAGGATGATGTGATCCACTATATTGGTGATGACATCAAAGATGAGAGCCATGGGAGCCACCAAGGGTCTGGACACCCACAGTTGGAGAAGCAGGAGAACTTGGCTGCTGCCAGGGTTCCACAGTTCCGCCGCACAAGGCCACGGATCCAGTTGGGTCTCACACCCAGGCAGCTGAGTGAACTGGAAGAAGTTTTTGAACAAACTAAGTACCCTGATGAGACTACAAG GAGGGCCCTTGCAAAGCGCTTGTTCCTGGGAGAATCTAGAGTGCGG AGGTGGTTTAAGAGAAGAAGAGCCAAGTACAGGAAAACTCAGCAGTTTCAAATGCTGAAGTGTGAATCTGCTGACAGGCAGAATACCTTGCAGTAA